A part of Uloborus diversus isolate 005 chromosome 6, Udiv.v.3.1, whole genome shotgun sequence genomic DNA contains:
- the LOC129224827 gene encoding uncharacterized protein LOC129224827 — MAIAEGPDGTAAWIVAFAAFVINFIMAGIFRVGGILFVAIMERYGTDRKSASMPFSVRSSIRNLAGPAVGILGAKYGAPPVIIAGGISGVLSAAACFYVSNVTGLIIVWGLINGISSSLITVLPQVVIGQYFQKYRTTASGISYSGACVASFIFPVVIEESLSHYGLEGTFVIVAAIIMNTIPAAMILKKPPWLEEDSVKNKNLNLKVSVSEKATNGSTDQKTFVDLKIKYFNDQIYENINFSEQLKFLIRDINVSYLIENEDLMRQLLTMKVCSKTTKKLEDEPDDEYFSNSYRTTAIDHLLTLIQSNGLDRGTLQSNTSTLVPALKENENGHCLTTNLKESQFKFNVCHKKAYGAQDKTEYNLNTITTNKVPYSNVRYNEIVIELLEQVCTKNESEIAENFSSADKKRILKTCEELRKLYNACVNLANKGSVPEAKLTAPGNPIPEKNKCDTSKKSSFYHFKTALKLYTKPIYLLICFSRMIFFVTFSSVVTTIVDFAMDKGLPEEDGKFIIAAIAFGDLLGRMCTGWITDRGFLKLHVYIMIVMVVQGFSTFSLCFVSSRIPFLIAVGFFSLLQGSLFVRHPVLVIKYVDKENHAVAMGSIDFFSSFVGFLLPVYIGFFRDTIGSYNYIMYINGAVGSLLGFFWIMEPYLNKKSTPAETNEGKV; from the exons ATGGCTATTGCTGAGGGTCCTGATGGCACCGCGGCATGGATTGTCGCCTTTGCGGCATTTGTCATCAATTTCATTATGGCTGGCATATTTCGAGTTGGTGGTATTCTGTTCGTGGCGATCATGGAGAGGTATGGTACAGACAGAAAAAGTGCCTCGATGCCTTTTTCAGTCAGATCGTCAATCCGAAATTTAGCcg GTCCTGCTGTTGGCATTTTAGGGGCAAAATATGGAGCTCCTCCTGTAATTATTGCTGGAGGAATATCTGGTGTCTTAAGTGCTGCAGCGTGTTTCTACGTTAGTAATGTTACTGGTCTCATCATTGTTTGGGGGCTGATCAATG GTATCAGTTCATCCTTAATCACAGTTCTTCCTCAAGTCGTGATCGGCCAATATTTCCAGAAGTATAGAACAACTGCTTCAGGAATATCATATTCAGGCGCATGCGTAGCATCCTTCATATTCCCAGTAGTTATTGAAGAATCATTAAGTCACTACGGGTTGGAAGGAACATTTGTAATTGTTGCTGCAATAATAATGAACACCATTCCAGCAGCAATGATTCTTAAGAAACCTCCTTGGTTAGAGGAAGAttcagtcaaaaataaaaatctgaactTAAAGGTATCTGTTTCTGAAAAAGCCACCAATGGTTCAACAGATCAAAAAACGTTCGtggatttgaaaataaaatatttcaacgaccaaatatatgaaaatataaaCTTCAGTGAGCAGTTGAAGTTTTTAATAAGGGACATAAACGTTTCATACTTGATTGAAAACGAAGACTTAATGCGTCAATTGTTGACGATGAAAGTTTGtagtaaaacaacaaaaaaattagaagacGAACCAGACGATGAATATTTTTCGAATTCTTATAGGACAACAGCAATAGATCATTTATTGACACTGATTCAGAGCAATGGCTTGGACAGAGGAACCCTCCAATCTAATACTTCGACTTTAGTGCCagcattaaaagaaaatgaaaatggtCACTGTTTAACAACTAATCTAAAAGAATCGCAGTTCAAATTTAATGTATGCCATAAAAAGGCCTATGGTGCTCAAGACAAAACCGAGTATAATCTCAACACAATAACAACTAATAAGGTACCTTATTCTAATGTTAGATACAACGAAATTGTTATTGAACTGCTCGAGCAAGTgtgcacaaaaaatgaaagcgaAATAGCCGAAAACTTCTCTAGTGCGGACaaaaagagaattttaaaaacttgcgaAGAATTAAGAAAACTCTATAACGCATGTGTAAATCTCGCTAACAAAGGGTCGGTTCCAGAGGCGAAGCTTACTGCGCCTGGAAACCCTATCCCAgaaaaaaacaaatgtgatacttcaaaaaaatcatctttttacCATTTCAAAACAGCCTTAAAATTATACACAAAACCAATATATCTGCTAATATGTTTCAGTAGAATGATATTTTTCGTTACATTCTCCTCCGTGGTGACAACCATTGTGGATTTTGCTATGGACAAAGGTCTACCAGAGGAAGATGGTAAATTTATAATCGCTGCCATAGCCTTTGGAGATTTGTTGGGACGCATGTGTACTGGCTGGATCACTGATCGGGGATTCCTCAAACTGCATGTCTATATTATGATAGTCATGGTAGTGCAGGGCTTCAgtacattttctttgtgtttcgTCTCATCAAGAATTCCATTTCTCATAGCTGTAGGTTTCTTTTCCCTACTGCAAGGATCTTTGTTTGTGAGACATCCTGTGTTAGTCATAAAATATGTGGATAAAGAAAACCATGCAGTTGCAATGGGTTCCATAGACTTTTTCTCCAGTTTCGTAGGATTTTTGCTACCTGTATACATAG GTTTCTTCCGTGACACAATAGGCTCATATAACTACATCATGTACATCAATGGAGCTGTGGGAAGTCTATTAGGATTTTTTTGGATAATGGAGCCTTACTTGAACAAAAAAAGTACGCCGGCAGAAACGAATGAAGGAAAAGTTTGA